A portion of the Lolium rigidum isolate FL_2022 chromosome 1, APGP_CSIRO_Lrig_0.1, whole genome shotgun sequence genome contains these proteins:
- the LOC124655983 gene encoding uncharacterized acetyltransferase At3g50280-like yields MGDVSIVYRRMIRPEPEPTTSPPETIHLTPWDLRMITVDHIQKGLLLPKPGTAVVEHLASSFGRALGRFYPFAGRLVATPGRNDDDGGSPKISRVVSLRCSGEGAEFVHAVAPSITVADLTAALCVPRVVWSFFPLDGMLGVDTIADSRPVMAAQVTELADGVFVALSLNHGVADGTAFWRRSAFWSEISRRSVDGDGGFEVSSPLLAHRRWFLPCPVRFRRINIKTSKGIANSMRLD; encoded by the coding sequence ATGGGCGACGTAAGCATCGTGTACCGGCGCATGATCCGGCCGGAGCCGGAACCAACCACCTCGCCGCCGGAGACCATCCACCTCACGCCATGGGACCTGCGGATGATCACCGTGGATCACATCCAGAAGGGACTTCTTCTGCCCAAGCCTGGCACCgccgtcgtcgaacaccttgcgtCATCTTTCGGGCGTGCTCTGGGACGCTTCTACCCCTTCGCCGGCCGCCTCGTTGCCACGCCGGGCCGCAACGACGACGACGGAGGATCACCTAAGATCAGCCGCGTCGTTTCCCTCCGCTGCAGCGGCGAGGGCGCCGAGTTCGTGCACGCCGTGGCACCCAGCATCACCGTCGCAGACCTCACCGCCGCGCTCTGCGTTCCGCGGGTTGTCTGGTCCTTCTTCCCGCTCGACGGGATGCTCGGCGTGGACACCATAGCCGACTCCCGCCCGGTCATGGCCGCTCAGGTCACCGAGCTCGCCGACGGCGTATTCGTCGCCCTGTCGCTAAACCACGGAGTTGCCGACGGGACAGCCTTCTGGCGCAGATCAGCCTTCTGGTCGGAGATCAGCCGCCGCAGCGTCGACGGCGACGGTGGCTTCGAGGTCTCCTCGCCTTTGCTGGCGCACCGGAGGTGGTTCCTTCCATGTCCAGTTCGTTTTAGACGAATCAATATCAAGACCAGCAAGGGAATCGCAAATTCCATGCGACTAGACTAG
- the LOC124683314 gene encoding uncharacterized acetyltransferase At3g50280-like, protein MGDVSIVSRRMIRPEPEPTTSPPETIHLTPWDLRMITVDHIQKGLLLPKPATAVVEHLASSFGRALGRFYPFAGRLVATPGRSDGDGGPPKSLVVSLRCSGEGAEFVHAVAPGVTVADATDALCVPRVVWSFFPLDGMLGVDTIADSRPVMAAQVTELADGVFVALSLNHGVADGTAFWRFFNTWSEISRRSVDGDGGFEVSSPLPAHRRWSMSSLF, encoded by the coding sequence ATGGGCGACGTAAGCATCGTGTCCCGGCGCATGATCCGGCCGGAGCCGGAACCAACCACCTCGCCGCCGGAGACCATCCACCTCACGCCATGGGACCTGCGGATGATCACCGTGGATCACATCCAGAAGGGACTTCTTCTGCCCAAGCCTGCCACCgccgtcgtcgaacaccttgcgtCATCTTTCGGGCGTGCTCTGGGACGCTTCTACCCCTTCGCCGGCCGCCTCGTTGCCACGCCGGGCCGcagcgacggcgacggagggCCACCTAAGAGCCTCGTCGTTTCGCTGCGCTGCAGCGGCGAGGGCGCCGAGTTCGTCCACGCCGTGGCACCCGGCGTCACCGTGGCGGACGCCACCGACGCGCTCTGCGTTCCGCGGGTTGTCTGGTCCTTCTTCCCGCTCGACGGGATGCTCGGCGTGGACACCATAGCCGACTCCCGCCCGGTCATGGCCGCTCAGGTCACCGAGCTCGCCGACGGCGTATTCGTCGCCCTGTCGCTAAACCACGGAGTTGCCGACGGGACAGCCTTCTGGCGCTTCTTCAATACCTGGTCCGAGATCAGCCGCCGCAGCGTCGACGGCGACGGTGGCTTCGaggtctcctcgcctttgccggcgCACCGGAGGTGGTCCATGTCCAGTTTGTTTTAG